Genomic DNA from Phyllostomus discolor isolate MPI-MPIP mPhyDis1 chromosome 12, mPhyDis1.pri.v3, whole genome shotgun sequence:
acccagaccagtcagctgcaaggactggctgtgaccacggaccaccaacctccgccctccgtggaggatcagctgtgcaggggcagggtggtggtgctcccacGCGGTCTGTAGCTGTCTGCTGGGTGCACTGGGCCTGGGGTTTCCGGGGTGGTGCAGGCTGGGGCAGCCCTTTCTGAGCcgtaaagcaacctgagatggctgctacttgtgctgggcttggggattcccaggcaaagccaagctgtgagtctAGGCTGCTAGTTCCCAACCCAGGGCTCACTGAGACCCGCTGTTGCCCATTGGAGAGGATTCTGGAAGCTGTGAAGCAGGAGCCTAGACCAGCCAATCCtatgggaaagcagcttgggAGGGGCGGAGCCTCTGCGGATCTCCAAGGCAGTTCAAACAGTTTTCACCAGGTCAATGGAGTCTCAGAAATGGAACCGGCGTTCCAGCTCCGTGGGGGAGcgttagaaaagggacaatggcgcCTGCTCCCCTGACACCAGACACTTCAGCTCCTCCCTGTGTGCCCCTGGAGCCTTTCAAGCAGCTACCCCGGTGCTGGAGCTCGGGGGAGTGATTCTTAGTAGGTGAgtccctgtgtgggttctttatgaggagctgcctggggctccagaattttcttccagtgactcagtccccactggtttttgcagccagacaTTGTGGGGacctgtcttcctggcactggagccctgggttgggagcctggtgtggggctggggctcctgctCCTGAGACGTCCCCCCCGAATtgttatccaccacacgtgggcgCGGGGCCAGCCCGTTCCGTGTCTGCGCCCCTCCTGCCtaggtctggatggatgtggtttcactaattctgtagttgtcagactcccattcagctcgatttctcTCGGTTCCGAGCCACAGGTTGCTCCATACTTTAGTTGCAATTTTGTTGCacttgtgtgaggaggtgagccgtgtCTGCCTAccccaccatcttgactggaagttaaaaaatcttcatttatctatttttgacGAGTCCACACCTGCCCGTTAGGACATCAGGCACAAACGAAAAAGGGCCTCCTctcccgctgcccccacccccgctcctccCCGGACACAGCGCCCCCAGCAGCGCCTCCTGCAGACGCGCTGCTTCCAGAGAGCTTCGGAAGGGGATTCCTTTCCTCTTACTCGTCAGTGTTACGATGAAAACGTCGATAAATCCAGCAGAGTGTAATAACATAAAAACCGCTACAAATTCCACCACTGAGATCACTACAGTGAAATTTGGCATATCCCATGCACATCTTTTAATGTCACGCGCGTGTGTGTAACGCACGAGTGTGGATCCTCTTTGGGTTCTTTCACGGAGCCTCTCACGGATACCCCCTAGTGATGAAACTTAGCTCACGGGTGCCCCCTAGTGATGAAACTTAGCTCACGGGTGCCCCCTAGTGATGAAACTTAGCTCACGGGTGCCCCCTAGTGATGAAATTTAGCGTTACTGTGGGCGGGATGGCTGCAACATTGTTACTGTGGGCGGGATGACTGCAACATTGTTGCACTCGCCTTGGAGGTGGCTACTCTCGGAATGCGCATGCGCAGTTTGGCTTCCGACAGATGGTCTTTAGGCTCAGTCCCTCAGAATGAAAGTGAAACTGCTGAGTGAAAGTGAAACTGCTGGGTTAAGGAGTTGCACTATAtatttttagggttttatttatttttagagaggggacggagggagaaagaagagagggacctcagtgtggggttgcctctcacacgccccctactggggacctggcccacaacccaggcacctgcagGGTTTTTTAAGGCTGTAGGTTTATTGGCTCAAGACTCCTTCCGAGAGGGCTGTCCATTCGTCTCTCAGTGGCAGGGTCTGGGGCCTCCCTGCGCACCCTCACTCAGAAGTAGGATGAGAGGGCCTTGACCCTTTCCGGATGTGGTGAGTGAGCACCAACGCCTTGGTGTGACTTGTTTTCCTCGGCAAGGGAACAGGGCTGGGTCAGGGGCGACCACAGGGGGGAGAGGCAGTCCGGGTGCCTTCGCCCTACCCGTGTCCCGGGCACAGCCAGGCTGGGACACGGCCCACAAGGGGCTGCTTTATGGGCTCCCGTGGGCAGTGGCTGGGCTCTCCTGAGGGATAGGTAGGTCGGCCTCGAACAGAGCACCCGCCGCGCCCCCTACAACCCTGGCCGTATAACGCAGGATGCCCCTCGGCCCTGAGCAGCGGGCGCAGGGCAGCCGAGAGGTGAGTGCCGGGCCCAGGGAGACCACGTGGGGGCAGGACAGCCGAGGGCTTTCGGTTTGGGCAGCCTGTTCTCCCTCAGCTCAACgtgcccctctctgcccacagcGGTTCCCTGCCGGTGCCCAGTTTGCCAAAACGCCTTCTCTCTCTCCCGGCCCCGGAAGGAGAGGAACAGCTGCTGGGACCAAGCCAGCACTCGCTAGAGCCTCCTTCCCCAAGGCCTGGGCGGTGGCAGCCGTCCCAGGGAGTGGCATCGGAGCAGAGGTGCTTGGTGAcagagaggggcggggctggggcccctcGTCACCTGGGACTGGCCCCGGCCCCCCACACCCCTGTTCTGGCCGATGCCTCATCCTCGCCTGGAGCTGCCATTGCTCACAGGTCTCTGCGGCCTGCTGGTGGGttaagtggggggtgggggaggtggtggcaggCACCTGAGGCCCACGCAGGCATGGTCACACCCTGCTGTCCCCTGGTGcgaaacaacacacacacacacacacacacacacggtggcCTCCACCCCTGGACCCTGGCACAGAGCCCCACAGCCCTTGGAGTCCCCTGGGTGGCAGGAGAGTCTTTTGTCCTAAGGAGGCCACACCTCACACGCAGCAGCGGCAGGACCGGGCCACGAGCAGGAGCACAGAGCTTGCCGTGGCGCCCCGTCCTCCCGAAACggagggggccggggcctgggcggGCAGCCGGGCGGCCGGGCGGGCGGAGCGAGGGAAAGCGTGGGCTTGTGCGCAGGAGAGCCCAGGACCCGGCCGAGACCCGGGCAGCCGCCCGCCCTGAGCCTGCGGGGGACGGGGGTGGGCAGGCTCGGGAGGAGCAGCTCGGCCAGCCGGCCTGCGGGGCCCTTCCGGCCCTCCGAGGCCCCTCACAGGGCTGGGATGCCGGCTGCCAGGTGGGCGGGCTCCTTGCAAGGTGTGGACAGCAGAGGGTCAGGTCACCAGAAGGACGAGGAGGTGGGGTCCACGTGGGTCACGGACCCAGGGTGTCTGGCGACGACAGACTGCACATTTGGtgtcacccccgccccccctaCTGAAGGCCACAGGGACTGACAGCCACCCCCCCCAACTGCGCAAGGGGCGGCGTGgtcctgtgcccctcccccctgaCAGGGGCCCTCTCCCCAGGGTCCGGGGAAAGGGCCCAGGGGGGGCGTGGGACCTGGACCCGCCCCGGGTGAGGCTGTCCCCACGGCGCCTCAGagtccctccctgccttccctgtgccCCCCCCTCGGACCCCGGGGCCCTGCCGCCCGGCGCTGGAGCCGCGTCCCTTCTCCTGCCGTCGGGCGCGGGCGGCCGGGCTGGCAGTGCCTTGGCCTTTTCCCCAGGCGGGCTGTTCGACGGTGATGTTTTCCCTGAAGTGGGCTTTGTTGGCTGGAAAGAATGGACAGTTTTATGGTTcctgtgactttttcctttaaatcagCCTCCCCAAGGCCTCTCTTCAGTGTCTGTATGTCTTTGTACaggtgtgtgtgtctatatacaggtgtgtgtgtgtgtgtgtgtgtgtgtacatcgTTTTCCCACAGCCCTGCGGGTCCCGGGCCCCGCCGTCCGCGCCCGTCGTTACGACTCGCTGCCGTGAgacgggccccgccccccggacGCCAGCCATGTGTCTGCTCCCTCGCCGACGGGGCCGGCCGCACTCCGGGCAGCGCCCCAGCACAGACTCGCCAGGGACTGAGGTTTCCCCTTGTGTTTGCCCAGGAGTGTCTGGCTCCGCCTGCCCCCCCTGCGCTGTCCCTCCCAGCTGACCTTTCTGTGGTCGGCGCTGGAGCTCCCCAGAACCGGCCGGGCTCCTGGaggtggtgggcggggccagcaGGAGACAGAAGCCAGCTGGGAAGAGACGCTcccgtggggtgggggcgggggtggcgcaGGACCTAGGCCGACCCTTGCCCGGGCTGCCGCTGAGGTCTCTGCAGGACCACCCGGCCGGAGAGGGCCAGAGGGCTCTCCTGGGCAGCTCCTCCCCTCGATGGCCCCCACCTCCCGTCCATGCACCGTGGTCCTGGCTCCTTCCAGGGCACACGCCCGGTCCCGGGGGCACACGGGCCCCTCCTCAGGGCCGCTGCTGTCTGCAAAGCCCCTCCCTGAAAGCGCTGTCCCCCCCCGACTCCCGCCCATCACCCTCAGTGCCCTCACCACAGCACACACCAGGACAAATGCCAGCACTCCGTGCCCACCTGTCCCCACTGGGCTTCCACTCCTGCGGGGCTGGGACCACATGTGTCTTGCTCACAGTTACGTCCCCAGGTCCTGGCATGGCACCCAGCAAGGGCGGCCCCGTGGGCCCTCAGCCCTTCCCTGACACCCGGGGGCCCAGGGAAGCAGTAGCCCTGATGGCGATGGGGGGTGCAGGTCTCAGGGgccctggcgggggaggggcagcatgCCCGCCCACCGGGTCCTGTGCACCTGGCAGGCACCTGCAGGGAAGACTGGGACCAGCTGCAGGCGGTCCCCTCCGCTGCCCTCGGCCAGGTGAGGGGGGTCTGGGGAGTGGGCTGAGACCAGGAGGCCAGTGCCCAGAACCGGGCAGCCTTTGCCCCAGCGCCACCCCTGAGGCGGAGGGAGGGGCCGCCTGGCCCCGGGGTCTGAGAGCGCGCCGGGCTCTCCTCCTGAGGAAGTGGCACCTCAGCCCGTGACCTGTCCCGCCCTGAGCCCTCTGCCCAGGCAGAACCGGCCTGGGCCAGTTTGTGcggcccagggaggcccaggctgGTAAACAAGCCAGTCATTCCTGGACGCCTGCTGGCTGGCAGTGACCCCTGCTCCGTCTGCCACAGTGGACGCCGGCCAAGGCCAGCCGGGCAAAGGGCAAGGACTGCAGAAGCCGAGGCCGGGGATTGTCACGAAGGGCCCGAGACAATGGCAATCCAGCTCCGGCCCCAACACACACATCTGCACTGGGGGCTCCCCTACAGCCCGGTGCCAACCCCCAGGATGGCCGGGCACGGCTGGGCACAGGGCTCATGGCTTCCTGGCTTCCTGTGCCCGCCGTCCACCCGTGCAGAGAGCGCACAGCGAGGCggcagggccgggggcagggggctgcacaCGCCTGGGCCCGCGGTGCGGCCCCAGTTCCCAGGAGCGCCGGCCTGGCGGGCGGCTGCTGCACCGGCCCCCGCGCGGCGTCAGCCTCGGAGCCCGCAGTGTCTGACGAACCCCTGGACTCCCCGACCACACCACACACCCGGGCTCTCTCTCTTTATTATCGAGTCAGTCTGCGTAAGGTTTCTGTTGCCTGGAATGAAAGTGTCCCACCTGCTCCCCTGgccacagggagaggggaggcctGAGGGAGGTGCCAGCCCCCGGGACACCTGGGAAGAGGCGAGGCGGGGCGAGAGGCCTCGGCAGGCCGTGGTCCCCAGCCCGCCGCGCCCACCGTGCGGCAGGCTCCAGCTGGCTCCGGGCGAGCCCACCTGCACAGCTGACCAGGCAGGTGACCATCGGCAAGGGGGGTgggccagcccagggctcccagaGGCCTCCCAGGAGCCGCATCGTCCCCTGGGGGTGCCCTGGTCTGGGATCACGAGCCGTGGTTCCAGGCCTCAGAGAGGGGAGGACCTCGCTCTGGTCCTGTCCTCCTTCCGGCCCCTAAAGGTGCCCGGGGCAGGCTAACTGCAGGAGCCGCAGCTCCCAGGGCTGAGAAAAGGCCTCGGTCCCCAAGGGGATCTCTGAGATGCGGCTGGCCGGACGGAGACCGTCCCGGAAGTGGGGGTAGGAAGATGCCCGTGTCCAGAGGAGAGCCACTGGGGGGTCCCAGAGGGTGAGAGTCGGTCTCCAGGCACCGCCACCAGCGGGGGTCAGGTCCTGAGGGCGGGGCGCCGGGGAGCTTGGGGAACTGCGCCCCCTAAGGAGCCCTGGAGGCAGCGGAGCCTGCGTGACGGGGGGACCAGCAGGGAGCCGCCCCTTGGCGTGCGGCGGGGGTCAGCTGTGGAAGGAGGACCAGGAGACGCCGGAGTCATAGAACCGCACGCGGCTGGGCCAGTCGCCATCCCCGCTGCCCTCCCTGTCGTCGTCCGAGTCCTCGTCATCCCCGCTGGACGCCCCGCAGCCGGCCCTGGCCGGGGACCCCGCGCTCTGggcccccccctcctcctcctcctcctcccggcgCTTCTGGGCGGCCAGCTCGCGGTAGCAGAGGCTGCAGACGCGCAGGGGCTTGGGCGACAGGCGCGGCAGCAGGAAGCGCGCGCGCGAGCACTCGGCGCAGACCACGAAGCCGCACTGGCGGCAGTGGTGGCGCCGCGTGAGCGCGGAGAAGCGCGTCTGCGTGCAGCGCATGCAGATGTCGGTGGCCTTGTCGGGGATCCAGGGCGCCGCGTGCTCCGTGCTGGGCGCGCGCCCGGTGGCCAGCAGCTGCCGCCGCACGCACTCCTCGATGTGGCTGATCCACTCCTGGCGCTCCGTGGCCGAGGCGGCCGACACCACGAAGGACTTCTTGGCCGTGCGGATCATCCAGCGGTTCTTGGCCCGCAGGGTCTCGGGCAGCGGCTCGAGCGTCACCTCCTCCAGCGGGATGATGTGCTGGCTGCGGTACTTGCGCTTGCTGAGCACGATGCTGCCGTAGACCAGGATGTCGCTGAACAGGAAGAAGATGCGCGGCTTGGCCTTCTTGCGGCACTCCTTGGTCAGCACGCCCTCGCCCAGCAGCACGCGGCCCGGCAGCGCCAGCGGCTGCCCCGACGCCCCGAAGCAGCTCTCCACCTCCGCGATGCGCTGGCTGTTGATCTCGGTGTTGGCCAGGTACTCCACCATCTTCTCCGGCTGCGGAGGGGCGCGCACAGGTGTGGGCGTGGCACCGGGGCCACTGTGCCCGCCCCCCGTTGCCCCGCCCCCCTGTTCACCCAGCCCGCGGCCCTCAGACTGGGAGTTACTGGGTGGTGGGGGTGccccagggaggggaaggcagcGGCAAAGACGTGGGACCGCATAGTGCCACTGTGGGTGGCGGGAACACCCCCCCGGGGAGCCTCAGAAGATGGGGGAGAACCCACTCCCTCACTGCCCACCCAAGGGACGAGGATGCTGAGCCCCAACTCCCACCAGGGGTGGCCAGACCATTAACCCCCCCAGCGCGGCGGCCTGCCCCAGGTGGACATGCTGGGCAGTAAGGCATCCGCACGGTGCTTCACGCCAAACCATTCCTACAGCCCGTGAGCCCAGCGGTCACCGCTGTCAC
This window encodes:
- the PLEKHF1 gene encoding pleckstrin homology domain-containing family F member 1, with translation MVEYLANTEINSQRIAEVESCFGASGQPLALPGRVLLGEGVLTKECRKKAKPRIFFLFSDILVYGSIVLSKRKYRSQHIIPLEEVTLEPLPETLRAKNRWMIRTAKKSFVVSAASATERQEWISHIEECVRRQLLATGRAPSTEHAAPWIPDKATDICMRCTQTRFSALTRRHHCRQCGFVVCAECSRARFLLPRLSPKPLRVCSLCYRELAAQKRREEEEEEGGAQSAGSPARAGCGASSGDDEDSDDDREGSGDGDWPSRVRFYDSGVSWSSFHS